Proteins found in one Desulfobotulus pelophilus genomic segment:
- a CDS encoding rhodanese-like domain-containing protein: MSRKRNAWRGYHRMGRELSVPLFWFLMAILILMPSLSCTQPSEDFWISQQSLRNLMEAEMPGVLLMDVREVAEFRRAHIPGSVNIPLSYLETHAGHVGKLLKAREDMETMVLICNTHNRSRRAREILQKEGIGWRIWVLEMGVTGYFTGKKASADLL, encoded by the coding sequence ATGTCAAGAAAACGCAATGCATGGAGGGGGTATCACAGGATGGGAAGGGAGCTTTCCGTGCCCTTGTTCTGGTTTCTTATGGCTATACTGATTTTAATGCCCAGCCTTTCCTGTACGCAGCCATCGGAGGATTTCTGGATTTCCCAGCAATCCCTGCGAAATCTGATGGAAGCGGAGATGCCCGGGGTTCTGCTCATGGATGTGCGGGAGGTGGCGGAGTTCCGGCGGGCTCATATACCGGGTTCGGTGAACATTCCTTTGTCCTATCTTGAAACACATGCAGGCCATGTGGGAAAGTTGCTGAAAGCCCGCGAAGATATGGAGACCATGGTTCTCATATGCAATACCCACAACCGGAGCAGGCGGGCGAGGGAGATTTTGCAAAAAGAGGGAATCGGATGGAGAATATGGGTTCTTGAAATGGGGGTGACAGGCTATTTTACCGGGAAGAAGGCCTCTGCAGACCTGTTGTGA
- a CDS encoding Na+/H+ antiporter NhaC family protein produces the protein MADIKEMTEARLEMRGGIAGGMIPLFILMVGLVWLSVAERGGTKPFWACAWLALAIGLFFARDKGEYCRAAMRGIGNDTGIVIVTAWLFAGVFGKLMVAGGLVKGLLWLGMTTGAQESVFTLMVFLSAMLFALGTGTSTGTCIALTPVLYPAGYFLGADPVMLGLAILSGAAFGDNLAPVSDTTIVSAYTQGATMRNVVRSRFPLAMAAASIAGVIFLVFGGGGHIHPLPEIEAQMDPFGALMLMALVVVVVSALMKRHIVESLIYGNLAAAVIGMMTGSTTLSAIFSIPSKRGVSTGLIEDGINGVVGAIIFAILILAVTQILIESGIMKRILRFAEQAVVSSVRQAELFIVGVTILASIPISANAPAELLVGPSLVRPMGEKFELAAARRANLMDCAVCTVFFTLPWHIVVAAWYAAIISSSEAYGIAAPPISSALYNPYSWALLAVLLFSVFTGWNRKYRSDESEEDLI, from the coding sequence ATGGCTGATATAAAGGAAATGACAGAAGCGCGTCTTGAGATGAGGGGAGGGATAGCCGGAGGGATGATTCCCCTGTTTATCCTCATGGTTGGTCTTGTGTGGCTTTCCGTGGCAGAGAGGGGAGGAACGAAACCTTTCTGGGCTTGTGCCTGGCTGGCCCTTGCCATAGGGCTGTTTTTTGCCAGAGACAAGGGAGAGTACTGCCGTGCAGCCATGCGTGGTATCGGTAATGATACGGGCATTGTTATTGTTACAGCCTGGCTTTTTGCCGGTGTTTTTGGAAAGCTGATGGTGGCCGGTGGGCTGGTTAAGGGGCTGTTGTGGCTGGGCATGACAACGGGTGCTCAGGAGTCAGTCTTTACGCTGATGGTGTTTCTTTCCGCCATGCTGTTTGCTCTGGGTACGGGAACCAGTACGGGAACCTGTATAGCTCTGACCCCTGTTTTATATCCAGCTGGTTATTTTCTGGGTGCGGATCCTGTCATGCTGGGGCTGGCCATATTGTCGGGTGCTGCCTTCGGGGATAATCTTGCGCCGGTATCCGATACGACCATCGTCTCAGCCTATACACAGGGTGCGACTATGCGCAATGTTGTCAGAAGCCGTTTTCCTCTGGCCATGGCAGCCGCATCCATTGCCGGGGTAATTTTTCTTGTTTTTGGAGGAGGGGGCCATATTCATCCCCTGCCGGAAATAGAGGCGCAGATGGATCCTTTTGGAGCTCTGATGCTGATGGCTCTGGTTGTTGTGGTGGTGTCGGCCCTTATGAAGCGTCATATTGTGGAGTCTTTAATTTATGGCAATCTGGCGGCTGCGGTAATCGGAATGATGACAGGCAGTACAACCCTCTCTGCCATTTTCAGCATACCATCGAAACGGGGTGTTTCAACGGGCCTGATAGAGGATGGCATCAATGGCGTGGTGGGGGCGATTATTTTTGCCATTCTGATTCTTGCCGTTACACAGATTTTGATAGAGAGCGGTATCATGAAGCGTATCCTGCGCTTTGCGGAGCAGGCGGTGGTAAGTTCGGTACGGCAGGCGGAGCTTTTTATTGTTGGCGTTACCATTCTCGCATCCATACCCATTTCGGCCAATGCGCCCGCTGAGCTCCTTGTGGGGCCATCCCTTGTGCGGCCCATGGGGGAAAAGTTTGAGCTGGCCGCTGCGCGGCGTGCCAATCTCATGGACTGTGCCGTATGCACGGTTTTTTTCACCCTGCCATGGCATATCGTTGTGGCTGCCTGGTATGCTGCCATAATAAGCTCCTCTGAGGCTTATGGCATTGCAGCTCCTCCCATCAGCTCTGCCCTTTATAATCCCTACTCATGGGCTTTGCTGGCCGTGTTGCTTTTTTCCGTTTTTACGGGTTGGAATCGAAAATATCGAAGTGACGAATCAGAAGAGGACCTCATCTGA